The DNA region TCTTAAGGAAAATTCAATCTAGGATAACAAATAAGCACAATTGGAAACTGGAAAGTCCAGATGGACGGTGTATTTGGTACAACGAAAGCCATTAAAACATTTTTTGGTGTTTAATTTGATTgagtaactatttttttttattatataaaaaGTAAAGATTAAAGATTAATAATATTAGTAAATTAGAGAGTGTTTTGATTAAACTATTGACTACTAAAGAGTAATAACAATGTATAAATGTTAGTTCAAGTAAATAATATAATGTTACAAATTAGGGTTATTAGTAAtggaaaaaaaaagttagaaTAATTGTACGAAAAATGACTTCTGCTAGCGAAGAAAGTCATCTTCTTGCTCATACAAAATACTTTGCTTATAAAAAATACTTTTTCTTTGATCACCAAAGGATTGTGGTAAAGTGGTCAATAGGTTTCTCCATTCTTAATCACAGGTCGAGTTTGAATCATGAATATAAAATTGTCTTTGACAAGGAATATTTTAGTGACCCACAAATCAGAATATAAAGTTTATACACTCACATATCTAGAATATAAAGTTTATGTATTTCCATAACAACCTCAAGTTAATATATAAGAACAAAACGAATTACAGTTAAATTTTCATAAATATTTAGTAGATTGACACACACAGACAAGATATGAACAAAAGTTATTGAGTTTCCCTCGACCCGTATAATCTACTCTAGACCCGCTTATGCAATTTACCCAAAATTAAACTTTTCCTCACGAATCTAAATTTTCAGATGAATAATATATACAAAGTGAAAACCCAAAAAACAAAAGATATATGCAGTTGATGAGAAGCCTTTGTCGGTAACCAAAGCCTTACTTCAAATTAGTAGACTGAATGAATCCAATTGGTAGGTTTCGAAATTATAAGACAAAGGTTGTTACTTTTTGTCAAGTAGGTAAAATATGCATATCACAAAGTAGTGgggaaaaaaaaataatcaaacaaGACATCTAACGTTACGTCAGTAGTCGTCAAGCCAAAAAAAAGGTTGCCAGTGATTGAAAATATATTTACAGTTTTCTAACTCATGGATCATGTGCACAAATCATGACCTTCCCAAAGAAATGAAAATACCGAATGATTCAATCTTATAAATGACTCTAAAAAGATAGACGGTCAAACTTCTTTATAACAACGTTGTTTGTTTGAATACTATTTTGGTTGCTATATCGAAATACTATTATAGAAACATATAATACAATAAAACATTAAAATCGATTCCAAATAAAAATTGACCGTTATAGTGAAACGTTGACTATTATAGAAAGATTTGACTGTAGTTAAAAAACAATAAAATTAAGAGTTAATCAATGCAAAATACAGAAAAACCAAACTGATCGAGCATAGCTTCTCCACATAACAATTTAAAGAATGTTTGCATGATCAAATCACTTTGAAAGTAAATTAAAACTATCATACCTAAGAAGACAAGACAAATAACTTGCTTGCGCGCTGTAATATGTCCAAGTTACACTAATATTGTAAAATCGTTTTACCCTGCTAGCACACTGCTAGTATACATTGTTAAATCCAAACTAATAAAGTTTGAGCTTTGAACTAAACCTTTTCTTCTTCCTTATCTGTCCATAATTAGCTTTGTAATTAATTATCTTGAGTATGCATGTAAGGCTCAAATACATCAATTTTCCTTTAATGTTGTCATCTATTTAAGGTGTGTAAAACTTATCACTAGCTCCCTCGTAGGGATGTTGAGGCCACGTACAGTATAGTAAGTGTCACTTTCTTAATAATAATAAAGGCGAAACTTTAATTACTTTTAAAGGTTGAACTAGAATCTTGTACCCAAATCCTAAATGTGGATATTACCTTCTCTTAACAAGAAATTGAGGTCGTAAAGTCGTCTTCTTGAAATTTTTTCAAGCCTATTTGTTTTCTTTCATTCCTTTTTTATAATTGGAAAAGAGTTTTAAAAAATGTCAATTTTACCAGACATGACTAGTCACTGACTCACTCCTTACATAGGCCAAGCAATCTTCTTATTTGGTCAAACATAATTTTATTTGCCTAATCATTCATTTCAAATGTAGTCAAACTCAGTATAATAATTACTGAATTGTTTGCAAGTAATATACCTTCATCTCATCTCATAAAGACATTCACGCAATGCACATTTCTCATTTTTAACATATTATAGAGGTTAATTAATATAACTCAAGTTATAGAAACAGTCCtagattttaaaattatataCTTAACCTCTTTACACAATAGAAAATTTTAATAAATATGAGTttgaataatatttatatttCACAAGACATTAATATAAGTGTTtgattttgaaaaatataaattATATTATAACTAAACATATTAAAATACGATAATTGATTGTTTCATTTTAACCTATTGTGAGGCCAATAGAAGATGAATCAAAATCTAATAAAAAGGACGAAGATAGTAACAATATAGCAAATATCTAAGGAATAATGGAATAAAAAATGattcatttgtgtataaaaaatTATTCATTTGTGTATCTAATTGGGCTTCACAAGTTAATTAATAACCATTCTTTTTATGatgatttatttttattatttcctTGACAATATAGTGGAACGAGAGTAAAGTTTCGAGTTAGATTTTGGCTAACTAAATTTTAATTCTACTTGTGGCAGGTCATCCaatctaattaattaaaaatacttttttattttaataaactctTTCAGTCTCAAACAAATTGGATCGGTTTTATATAAACATTACTAACCATACTCCTCCATttcaattccttttcttttttcattaggcaaaacaaaaaaaacaaaaaaaaactcaaaattgAATGTGGGTACCTATTATAATTTCTAAACAAGAAAATGAggataatgtttttttttaaaagaaatttatattttgaaattttttaaaatttctaaataatttatcGGAGTCCTTTGTTTAGTCAAACTATGTCTTTGAAACCTCTCAAGACATTCTTACTTCAAGTGTACTCGATTCAACGTTCCAATCTCTAATACACTTACAATTAATCCACTAATATCCCAAGAAGAATAAAACAAGCAGTCACATAATCTACATTCATATTACAAACATATTATATAAATTTATTACTCTTTGTGCTAGCTTTATGTATCCTCCCAAAATCATTTTTCCAATAAACAAACATATCaattttcctttttctctttctctaatCATGATTACAGAatcgggcaattctgcgaattgccgttcttttggggtggtctttaaattttgcccctcatatttgtgatctttaaattttgcctctcatatttgtggtctttaagttttactcttagcttggatacctgaggttctgggttcgaacctccgctcaggcataaataaaaaaataatttcgcaaggcagggttgAAGGGAGTGTacgccggatccggcataaagtccttaaggaaaaactaaagttatgtcagagggggcataacttttcctcaaggcataatttagttatgccttatggggcaaaacttttctttaaggaactatgccttatggggcagacttttaattaaggcataactaaaagtatgcctcataaggcagaacttttccttaagcaaacttttagttatgccttaagaaaaagttccgccttatggggcatacttttagttatattttatgggacacacttttagttaaggcataactaaaagtatgccccataaggcggaacttttccttaaggcataattaaaagtttgccttgaaaagtaaaaaaaaataaaaaaaaatatatgtctcaaggcaaggtctgccccttccggcataactttaatttttccttaaggaGTGTAtgcccccagccctgccttgcgaaattttttattttttaattttatgtctgagcgggggttcgaacccagaacctcatgtaTCCAAGCGAAAGACAAAACTTAAaaaacacaaatatgaggggcaaaatttaaagaccacccaaaagaagggcaatccgtgcaaaaaaatgtacaGAATCTAAGTATGTCAGCCTCCGTGACCTTTTGAAAAAACAACCAGTCCAAATAACAAAATTTGAAGATTCAGCACCAACATCTTTTATGCCTTCTCCAGAGCAGCAAGAGAATGAAGAAACTAGTGGTGATTAgtgactttttttaaaaaaagttttaaaatatttaatttaattttcatTGATTTTTTCTTAGAATGGTAAAGATTTCTCTGCAGATGTCTCGAAATTCGATCCCTAAAATGTAGACCTCTCTGATAAGTAGCGCTAGAAATCCCTTTCTACGATGCAATCATGAATTAGACGGATGACTAGATTTCCAAACCTTTTACCTACATACTTTGTGAAGGAATCTTTATTCACTCTTGCATCTGCAGTGGGTAAACCAATTCATTTGGATGCGGCAACTATCAATAAAACTAGACCTAGCTGTGCTAGGGTTAAAGTTTTAGTGGATTTATTGGCAGACCTACCCACTACAATCAAGATGGACATAGAAAATGAATCAACGGGCGTAACAAGGACAGTAGATGTGAAGATCCACTATGACCATCTCCCTAAATACTATAGGGAATGCAAATTGCAGGGTCATAATAAGTACGAATGTAGAATCCTTAACCCTGAACTTGCTAACCAAAGAGAGGAACCACTGAAGAAGCAGAAAGCAACAATGCAGTACATACTCAGAAACAGAGTAATAAAGGGAAAGTGAAAGGCCATGAAGGAACTTCTGCAGTGCAACAACAACATAAATATGCAGAGAAGGAAAAGGAAGAAATGGAACAAAGGAAACCAAACCAAAGTGATAAAGAAGAGTTTAAAAACAGAAGGCAAAGGGGATATCATAATTCAGCGAGGATGCTTTCTAGTGGGCGAATGATAGGCAATCCTGGTCAGTGGAATCCTATTAAGGATAACAGGGGGAACACCTGTACTGAGGGCAAACATAATAAGGTGGATGTTATACCAAAAAGGGTGGCTGAGAATGATAAATCTCTGCCAATTAACAATAAATTTGCAGCTTTATCAGAGAATGATCCAGTGGGAATGGTAACAGACAAGCAACTTGCTATAGAGGCACATGATGATACAAATGCAAGGGCTAATGTGGAGGATCAAGTAGAAAACAGTGGTAATTTTTCACAACAATCAGCTGATAAGATCTTACAACAAAAGGAGAATGAGCAAACAAAAGAGATTGTAGCAACACAAAGCAGTAGCACAGTGCCTAGCAAgggtgaggatgtcaaagaaCAAGCTAGCAAGGAGGGAGTTAATTCTTTTGGTAGTAATCAGGAAAAAATTTCAGATTTTGTGCAGCCTAGAAAAGAGCAACAGACCTCTAGTTCTAAACAATGGgttgaaaataattttggaaaaatactTACACAAGAGGGGCAAGATGAATCTGCCAGCGTGGTAAACCAGCCCATGAAGTCAAATCATAAAGAATTGGAGATGGTTGATATAGGGAATAGTAAGACTACAACAATGGATGGAGAAGGCAATCAACAGGAGTTGGGAAACAAGTTTCAGGAAGCTTCTTCTTGTGCTTTTTTCACTAAATCTTTTGGGGTGAGAGAAGACAATGAAAAGTATGATAGGGGAGCAGATAATATTGAAATTTGCATAACAGAAAAGAAACCACCTGATGAAACTGAAGTGATTGCTAATAGTCCTGCACAACAACATCCTACTGATGCATCTGAACCAATGCTTGATATGCATACAAAATCCACAAACAAGAATAATAAACCATCAGAAAATCATCAAGTTAGTAGAATTACTGAAAATCCTGCAGCAGCTGAAGCAATGCAACACAATATGGTGATAGACTTAAATGAAACAGTAGTGGAGTCCTCTTTCATTTTAACTGGAGACAAGGAAAAAAGCTAATAATCACCAGGGACATGCAGATTCTGAGGATAGCAACCAGCTGAGTGATGGTATTGAGATGACAAAGCAACTGGCTGCAGCAGTTCAGGAAAATCAGTTAGTACATCAACCAGCATTGTCACACCCAAATGCAGTATTACAAGATATTGTTGCTCACAAAGCAACAGTAACTGAAATATTAAAGGCTACAGAGGAGTTGCAACAGTTGGAGGAGGACAAAGAAAATGAAGATAGGGctaataatattcacaagatagcTAGAGAGGCAAGAATTTCTCCAAAATCTCTAGTTAAGAGTGGAAAAAAGAATAAGAATCAGGATGTCATTCAAGCCAAGAGGACTTCAACAAGGAGGAATTCTTCAACAAAGGGTAAATGATGATTAAGGTACTTATATGGAAAATTAGGTATGTTAATACTCAACAGGCCTTTCAGAGATTGGTAAATTTACAAAGACAGCACAAGTTTGACATAATAGCACTCATGGAGCCATTTCAGAATAGCAGGTACTTACTGAAATATAAGAGAAGACTTGGGATGGAGACAGTCTTGGCCAATACAAATGGAAAGATTTGGGTCTTTCTTGATGATGCAATACAGTGTGATATCATTATGGATACTGATCAGCAGGTAACTTTAAAGGTGCATCATCAAGAACTAGATACTGAAATCATTACTACTTTTGTGTATGCCAAATGTGATGAAGAAGAAAGGCAAGTACTATGGGATAATATGTATCAAATAGCTAGTTCACTCAAAAACCCTTGGTTAGTTgggggtgattttaatgtcataCTGTCAGAAGAGGAAAAATTGGGTGGATTACCTATTACTCTGAATGAATGTGaagactttgctttctgtgttaaTTCTTGTGAGTTGTTTGATATGGGTTACAAAGGAAGTCCAtacacttggtggaatggaagagTTGCAGAGGattatatttttaaaagattggacagaattttggtaAATACTACTTTCCAAGAATTTTTTCCATAGATAGAGGTTGAACATCTTGCAAGAACAGGGTCTGATCATGCACCTCTCTTGATGGTATGTGGGGAAGAAATCATCAACTTTGTGAAACCATttagatttttgaatttttggacTCAACATGAGTCATTTAAAGAGGTGGTGAGATTGAACTAGCAGACAGAGTTTGTAGCAACTCCATATTTGGCTTTGAAACAGAAACTGAAGAATCTTAAGAAGGCATTATCAGCATGGAGCAGGGATACTTATGGGGATATTTTTAAACAAGTCCTAATCAGGGAAGAAGTGGTGAGGGTGAAAGAACAGTTGTTTGACGAAGATCCAAGTATAATCAATAGGATTGCTCTTCAAAAAGCTCAAGCAGAATTGAAGAAATATTTGATCATTGAAGAACAATATTGGAGACAAAAAGCAGGATTTGCTTGGTACACTGAAGGGGACAAAAATACTTCTTTTTTTCATAATCATGTCAATGGAAAGAGGAAAAAATTACAGTTAAAGAGAATATAGGACAGTAATGGAGTATGGTTAGAGTCTAAAGAGCACATATCAGAGGAACCTGTCAATTTCTACAAAAATTAGTTTACTCAAGAGGGTGATATTGTGGGATTTGATCTTCTCAATCATATTCCCACCATGGTAAATCATGAGCAAAATGTGTCTTTATGTTCCTACCCAGACAAAGAAGAGGTAAAGAGGGCAGTTTTTGCATTGGGTGGAGAAAGTGCTAGTGGTCCAGATGGTTTTACAGGTAGCTTTTATCAACAATGCTGGGAGATAGTTGGTAATGATGTACATGCTATTGTACTATCTTTTTTTGATGGAGCTGAGCTTCCTAAATCAATCACACATACCAATCTTGTGCTAATTCCTAAGAGACAACCAGTACAAACCTTTTATGACTTGAGGCCTTTCAGCCTGTCCAACTTCATTAATAAGGTGATTTCAAGAGTTATTCATGATAGAATGGAAAGCATCATTCCAACTCTGATCTCATCTAATCAGTCTGGTTTTGTTAAAGGTAGAAGTATATTTGAAAACATTCTCCTCACTCAAGAGATTGTTTTAGATATCAGACTAAGGGGGAAACCAGCCAATGTGGTGATTAAACTAGATATCGCCAAGGCTTATGATAGAGTATCTTGGAAATATCTAATGCATGTGCTAAGGAAGATGGGATTTGAAGAACACTTCATTAATCTGATAAGGGGGCTGATTGCTAATAACTGGTATTTTGTTTTATTAAACGGGCAACCTACAGGGTTTTTTCAATCTTCAAGAGGGGTGAAGCAAGGAGACCCATTATCACCAGCCTTATTCTTATTATCAGCTGAAGTACTTTCAAGGGCTCTGAACTCTTTATTTAATGATAGTAGATTTATTGGATATGGACTGCCAAAATGGTCTTATCCTATGAATCATCTTGCTTATGCTGATGACACTATTATTTTTACTTCTGCTGATACATATTCATTGAGGTGCATCATGCAAATCTTAAGGAAGTATGAACAGGTTTCTGGGCAACTCATTAATAATGATAaaagttctttttatatgttcTCAAAGGTGGGCACAGAGTTAGTGCAGAGGGTGGGGGAGATTACTGGTTTTTCTAAAGGACAATTTCCTTTCATATACTTAGGGTGCCCTATTTTTCATGCTAGAAAGAAGAAGGTCTATTATTTAGATCTCATCAAGAAGGTGGAAGGAAGATTGCATTCATGGAAAGGGAAGCTTTTATCTTTTGGAGGAAAGGCTGTCTTAATCAGAAGTGTGCTTCAAAGCATGCCAATCCATTTTCTATTAGTTTTGGCACCACCTAAATGTGTGATTAATGAACTCCATAAAATTTTTGCAAAATTCTTCTGGAGTAATAAGGAAGAAGGGAGAAGCAGACATTGGATGACTTGGATTGATTTGTGTTTGCCAACTATGGAAGGGGGTTTGGGTTTCAAATCACTTTTTGATGTTTCTAATGCTTTATTTGCTAAATTGTGGTGGAGATTCAGAACTTCTTCAACTATGTGGGCAAACTATATGTGGAATAAGTATTGCAAAAAAATGATTCCAACTCTGGTACAATGGAAAGGAGGTACTCATGTTTGGAAGAAGATGTTGGAGGCAAGGGATGCAGTTGAGCATGAAATCTGGTGGGAAATCAAAGGGGGAACTTCAAATGTGTGGTATGAGAATTGGACAAAATTGGGAGCTATAAACTATGTGGTTCCCACTGATTATCCAATTAATGAAGAGTTGGTAGATGTATCTGACTTAATTGAAGGGGGAGCATGGAAAGATCAGTTGTTGCACCAATCTTTTCCAGCAGATATTGCAGAACAAATTAAGTCATAGATATACATAGACCAGCTATAAGGTAACTGGGATAGACCATGGTGGATGCTCACAAGTACAGGTAGGTTCACAGTTAATAGTGCTTGGAATATTTTGAGACACAGAGACCATGAGAATTCTGATTTTAAACAGTTATGGATAAAATGAGTACCTTTTAAGATTTCTTTTCTGCTATGGAGAGTATGGAAGGGTAGAATTCCTACTGATGATGTCCTAATGAAGATGAAGATTCCAATAGCTTCAAAATGCTACTGCTGCTCTATTCCTCAACAGGAAACTATCCAACACCTATTCTTAACTGGACAGTTTGCTACTGATGTTTGGCAGGTGTTTAAGAATGCTGTTGGAATTCATATGAATTTAACACAGATGAAACAGGTAATCAGGACTTGGTGGAAGATAGAATGTGCAGGGAAGTTTAAGCCTATCCTCCAGGCTGTACCAGCAATGATTATATGACAATTGTGGAAAAGAAGAAACACTATAAAGCATGGAGGAAATGTAAGTTTTAGAAGGGTAACACACGAGGTTAATTGTAACCTATATTACTTAACAAAGGTGAGATATCCATGGCTTAAAAATGTACTATTTCTATGGAACGAATTGATTGATTTCCTAGAAGGGTATAAACCAATACTTGTCAGCAAGATTGTGTATTGGAATCTTCCTTATGATGGATGGTATAAGTGCAATTCCGATGGGGCTTCAAGAGGCAATCCTGGACCTAGTTCGTATGGGTTTTGTGTAAGAAATTGTCATGGAGATCTGGTGTATGCTGAGTGTAAGGAGCTGGGAATCAATACTAACATGGTAGCAGAGGCAAAGGCTTTAAAGTAGGGGTTAATATACTGTTTTGAAAATGATCTTCAACCCCTTATCATGGAGACAGACTCATTAATAATGAAGAATGTAGTTGAGGGGATATGGGAATGTCCATAGAGTATTGTTGCAGAGGTGGATATAATAAAGAAGTTGAAGGCTAGATTCAATGTGCTAATACTCCATGTTTACAGAGAAGGAAACTCActggctgattttttaactaacctaGCTTTTGATTTTGTAGGTACATCAAGGTTTAATTCTTTTGCTGACTTACCTAGTGCAGGGAGGAGGATTATTAATATGGACAAGCAGCAAATTCCGAACATCAGAATCAGAAATGCAAAGAATACATTAGGCATGGATATATTTACTTAACTCTACAACCCAATTATTAACAAGGTTTTAATGGTGGTATTAGCTCTGGGGCTCATTCCATTGAAATCATGTTGATAAAAGGGAAATAAGGGGGTAAGTATTATCATCTTCAGATGATGTATCCAACAAGCAAACAATATTTCAAAGGCTCATTCCTTAGAATTTTTGTCAATAAACGATAAGAAACGTTAGAAGTAATTTTCAAGCAATATCAAAATCCCAAAAATTCATGGAGAGTGTTCTATATTGGGCTTCAGATGGACAAGTACGTTTGATTCAAATAACTCAAGACACAAGCAGTCCAAATTGAGGCGCAATACAGTGGTTTCCCAATTTATCACTTCAACATCAAGCTCAAATTACGAAAATAAGGTTGTTGCAAAAGACTTTTACCTGAAAGCAACAGATCTGGATCTTCTGAGTTTTACTCCTTGGACATGTATACATTGCACTGGTGAGAGATTTGGTGCGATAAGAAGTGTATACAGATCGGATTTCCAGCTCTTTTACTGAGGAGAAGTTCCGGTGGCCGTCGCCGGAGCTACAACTGACTTTCCTAATTGATGCTAGGTTGAATTTTGTCGGGACTGTTCTTCTTTTTTTGGGGGCTGGTCCTTGTTGTTTTAGGTTTTTTCCTTTTGCTGACCATTTGTGTTTTTATTCGCTGGTTTATTCTGTACTACTTTTAATAAAATATCCACCACTAAGGTTTACTTAGTGgtttccaacaaaaaaaaaatactacgagagaagatgaattttaggtatgaaaatggtgtcaatccgagagagagagagagagagagagagagagagagagagagagagagagagagaaatattttttaaaagaagaagaagttgaatggTAACAATCCTAGAATTAATTCCACATTTAAAATCATATTTACTTCCTTAAAAAAAAGCCTAAAATCGTGGGTATCTCATTAAGCCCAAATCtggtatactttgtaattttattggtatgttgtaaataagaaaaagtatccttatgtttcgtaatatagagtcttaaataggtattattaggtcattttcccaaAAATTATTGAGTTAAATTAGCTTAAAGATATTTTTAACATAATGTAAAATTATATATTTTGAGCCAAGCCTATATATTTTTCAGAAGATCTCGCACCATTAAGAATATATATACATTTTATATGTAGCTTCCAAATCTTTTCAACTACTAATGTAGGATTTTGTTCGTACACCCAATAGTCTCCCCCTTGAACTAAGTTTCACATGGCTCATAACCATAATCCATGAGTCTCTTCCTCGAACTGAATTTCCTCCCCTTGAACAAAGTTCCATGTGGCCCATCACCATAATCCATGAGTCTCTTCCTCGAATTGAGTTTCAGGTGACCCATTACGATGACTCACATGTCAATTTCCGAGATTCATTGTGTGTCACCTACATGACCGCGCATTTATGTCCACTAGAGTGTAGAGCTAACTTCTACTTGTGCACATTTATCTCCAAGCTACCTTTGGCATGACAAAGGTAGTACatcttgttataccccattttaaccgggttgaagcggagtacaacatattggagattcctaaattgctttgttttaaggagtcgccacctaattaatttaacggtgaattaggacacctatatattaactaaggtaaatctagctacctccgttaatagtctgcttaattagtatgattctaggtaagagttctatattatcctaaagggaaggggttaggcatcctttagaatccgttaactacggttgtccggccaaacttaggttaattaattaatgctaaataaaatGTTTGAGTTTTAAGAAAATGACTTGTAAAATATAGTAGTGCTATTTGAACTAACTTGTAGGAAAATATAATAACTTGCATAAAGGGAATGCTTTTAAAAatgagacttataaatgttgtcaAAACTTTTGAATGAGAATAGTAATGTTATCTTAGAATAAGACTTACAAAATATAatattttgcataaaaagggGTTTCAAATGCTATTTATAATAGGACTTGTAAAAGGCTTCAAATAACAACGCTACTTAAAACGAGACTaacaatttgcataaaaggagatTCTAAAGTGCTATAAAGTTATGAATGTTGCTAATGGTTTAAATGGAAGTGGAATAATGCTATTCAAAATTAGTTTTacgaaatatgataatttgcatataaatagaagaagaCGCGGGTTAAggcaatgttttaataaatatttgaaacagaCCAAACGATGAGGTATGAATTGACTTTGCGTTTTagaaatataaatgaaatgcaaaaTAGCTAATGAGTTTTCTTTATCCCCTTTTATTGTtccttattaaatatacttggCTAAATATGTGTGATTAATTCGACCTGAAGAGTTTAAAATATATGGGAGTTTATATTAGCATATAAATGACGTTAGAAATTTTAAAGTAGTAAAGATAAGTCATGTTTCCCTTAACTCAAATACGTGGTCATGCTCTTTTGAAAATTAATTAATCTAATGAAGATGAATACTACAAGTATTATAGATAAATGTAAAATGAAAGAGGGTGAAGCTTATGGCATTGATTATTAATTTAACTACCCACTACTAAATTAAACCCCATTAATTTGCTAAGGTTCgtctaaatttaaaaaaataaaataaactaaagcaatataaagggttagttgcataatacaagttaaatgcataacaaataaaataaaagggtaataaatatcaaatgggctggcccatttgGGGATTGCTggacccattttttttttgttaggctTTGGCCCAACCAATTCTTTATATTGGTTGCTGCGGATCTGCTCAttactgggcttcggcccagtcaTTTTCAGACTGCTGCGGGGCTGGACACAGAGGAGAATTGTCGGGCTTTTGGCCCGACACCGGa from Lycium barbarum isolate Lr01 chromosome 10, ASM1917538v2, whole genome shotgun sequence includes:
- the LOC132612735 gene encoding uncharacterized protein LOC132612735, whose protein sequence is MIKVLIWKIRYVNTQQAFQRLVNLQRQHKFDIIALMEPFQNSRYLLKYKRRLGMETVLANTNGKIWVFLDDAIQCDIIMDTDQQVTLKVHHQELDTEIITTFVYAKCDEEERQVLWDNMYQIASSLKNPWLVGGDFNVILSEEEKLGGLPITLNECEDFAFCVNSCELFDMGYKGSPYTWWNGRVAEDYIFKRLDRILKLKNLKKALSAWSRDTYGDIFKQVLIREEVVRVKEQLFDEDPSIINRIALQKAQAELKKYLIIEEQYWRQKAGFAWYTEGDKNTSFFHNHVNGKRKKLQLKRI